From a region of the Torulaspora globosa chromosome 7, complete sequence genome:
- the RGT1 gene encoding Rgt1p (ancestral locus Anc_2.547) produces the protein MGNRSRSSSNGSVKSELNGQEQPLVAEGSGGSAGGDGSNSPPNSRRRTKASRACDYCRKRKIKCDYSEERGICSSCSRNGEKCSFERVPLKRGPTKGYAKGHNRAQSVSSQQEEADMPSPPSRPASVLLPPLAQYLPQAGGAKTASASATPAANVAGAGTMAQQQQFWKVPYHEFQGQRRGSLDSMQSDLSVGKSLNENLLYTTASGSQNLGSPAVVSNTGGNGGDSNMAYWSFVRSSGSMIGPEEFEEMRRKSGSFPPIFRHSSNASAQQQTPAALYPYSQFTQQQQQQGKPPMNPSISSFGQYGANGFESRQGSIVSENMSPSAPAFYQGVNMALSTSQNQRIIGTSVPQQQQPHRPSPAQSQASTNRAENIDSESPSAGKAPKRRKRSVSERRTRRADSSGSKTSESSSIRPPSCESARTAQRNGIIYGQVSDVDLIDTYYEFIHVGFQIIPLNKKTLTNEILLVNTQPISGIHEINNYVILWFRNSLELLVRISLKKRYNQFFQAPRNDGTYDEKSDANLNSNSSGNNRRDYENDESLEDKSVFISALNECLQKIVDIHPRFRESKAQISSKIKIIYLSTFVLLNYILALVGYDNSFVIGMSVTIFKEFKVYEQLVYEEIEDSAEGEMSIIFKRLYVLLIILDSLQVCCYGGPQLLNFPIQGCTERLFQTGTQESKWDIDDDPIRTKCILQSLKLGELINDLVSNRRSVRDLTGANLIWEPSVQRGIAQQMDQDEPVTIMQIFHDFLFVKNGLTNNLLSLKDLKTNKFQELTIQSCVNLTGLICNLISLTLKILTLIMKLNPNNRIDYNYRPRTPLSNEDSTKDQNTSTETISQSSASLNRNGSDFYQKLLGLQKNNDNGLSEVMKGVISPYCIPILHEIQNTNELIKQIPTLLIGVVMTISNKTPLAGQGDFAKPQELVVELSNSMNEVVQITSLLNMIKPLRLLGQDPGTDSSWRYLTGNAGYDKSIIERLYESRNRRPEGQPTPEDSLINPEQLQILKTLNKVGWKLLDDKELGWF, from the coding sequence ATGGGCAATAGAAGTAGATCGAGTTCTAACGGTTCTGTGAAAAGTGAGCTGAACGGTCAGGAACAACCACTGGTCGCGGAGGGCAGCGGCGGTAGTGCTGGCGGTGATGGAAGTAACAGTCCTCCGaattccagaagaaggACCAAAGCGTCTAGGGCATGTGATTATTGCCgcaagaggaagataaaGTGTGATTATAGCGAGGAGAGGGGGATATGTAGTAGTTGCTCTAGGAACGGCGAGAAGTGTAGTTTCGAGAGAGTTCCCTTGAAGCGGGGACCGACCAAGGGTTATGCCAAGGGACATAACAGGGCGCAGTCTGTGTCTAGTCAGCAGGAGGAGGCGGACATGCCGTCTCCGCCATCGAGGCCCGCTTCGGTACTGCTGCCGCCTTTGGCGCAATATCTTCCACAGGCGGGAGGCGCCAAGACTGCGTCGGCGTCGGCGACGCCGGCCGCTAATGTTGCTGGCGCGGGAACCATGgcacagcagcagcagtttTGGAAGGTTCCATATCACGAGTTTCAAGGTCAGCGGAGGGGATCGCTAGATTCTATGCAGAGTGATCTTTCCGTGGGGAAGAGTCTGAACGAGAATTTACTGTATACTACGGCATCAGGATCTCAGAATTTGGGTTCGCCGGCGGTAGTTTCGAACACCGGCGGCAACGGAGGAGACTCTAACATGGCGTATTGGTCGTTTGTGCGCAGTTCGGGCTCAATGATCGGACCggaagaatttgaagagatgagaagaaaatccgGTTCTTTCCCTCCCATCTTTCGGCATTCTTCCAATGCCAGTGCTCAGCAACAGACCCCGGCTGCTCTTTACCCTTATTCGCAATTTactcaacagcaacagcagcaagGTAAACCGCCCATGAACCCTTCAATATCCTCGTTCGGCCAGTATGGAGCCAATGGATTCGAGTCCAGACAAGGATCTATTGTCAGTGAAAATATGTCGCCTAGCGCGCCGGCATTTTACCAAGGTGTCAATATGGCTCTGTCAACTAGtcagaatcaaagaatCATTGGTACGTCAGTGCcgcaacaacagcagccacACAGGCCCTCACCAGCACAGTCTCAAGCCTCAACTAATCGAGCAGAAAATATCGATAGCGAGAGCCCATCAGCGGGGAAAGCGCCCAAAAGACGCAAGAGAAGTGTATCCGAGAGACGAACCAGGAGAGCCGATAGCAGTGGATCGAAAACATCGGAGAGCTCTTCCATTCGCCCTCCTTCGTGTGAAAGTGCAAGAACGGCCCAGAGAAATGGAATCATATACGGACAAGTTTCCGACGTCGACTTGATAGACACATATTATGAATTTATACACGTTGGTTTCCAGATCATTCCGCTGAATAAAAAAACGTTAACCAATGAAATACTATTAGTCAATACTCAGCCAATATCGGGCATTCACGAGATTAACAATTATGTCATACTGTGGTTCAGAAACTCTTTGGAGCTTTTAGTGCGAATATCATTGAAAAAACGGTACaatcaattcttccagGCACCACGAAATGACGGTACCTACGATGAAAAAAGCGATGCTAATTTGAACAGCAATTCCAGTGGTAATAATAGAAGGGATTATGAAAACGATGAGTCGTTGGAAGACAAATCAGTATTCATATCAGCTTTGAATGAGTGCCTGCAAAAAATCGTTGACATACACCCTAGATTCAGAGAGAGCAAAGCAcaaatttcatcgaaaataAAAATCATATATTTATCGACTTTCGTTCTATTGAATTATATCTTAGCCTTGGTTGGCTACGATAACTCTTTCGTCATAGGGATGTCTGTCACAATTTTCAAGGAATTTAAAGTTTATGAACAACTTGTGTATGAGGAAATCGAGGACAGTGCGGAAGGTGAGATGTCGAtaatcttcaaaagactgtATGTGCTACTCATCATTTTGGACTCCCTGCAAGTTTGCTGCTATGGTGGACCTCAATTGCTTAATTTTCCAATCCAGGGCTGTACTGAAAGATTGTTTCAGACAGGAACACAGGAGAGCAAATGGgatatcgatgatgatCCGATACGAACCAAATGTATTTTACAGAGCTTAAAGCTGGGCGAATTAATCAATGACCTTGTAAGTAACAGGAGATCAGTCCGCGACCTGACAGGAGCGAATCTCATTTGGGAGCCCTCTGTGCAACGTGGAATTGCGCAACAAATGGATCAGGATGAGCCTGTAACGATAATGCAAATCTTTCACGATTTTTTGTTCGTCAAGAACGGCCTTACAAACAATCTTTTGTCCCTGAAAGACCTGAAAACAAACAAGTTCCAAGAGTTAACCATTCAATCATGCGTGAATTTAACAGGTTTGATATGTAACCTCATATCGCTTACTCTGAAAATCCTGACCCTAATAATGAAGCTGAATCCCAACAACAGAATCGATTACAATTATAGACCACGGACACCGCTTAGCAACGAGGACTCCACAAAGGACCAGAATACTTCGACTGAAACCATATCGCAATCCAGTGCTTCTTTGAACCGAAATGGCAGCGATTTTTACCAGAAACTGCTTGGGCTCCAAAAAAATAATGATAATGGCCTGAGTGAAGTCATGAAGGGCGTTATATCGCCCTACTGTATCCCCATACTGCATGAGATTCAAAATACCAATGAATTGATAAAACAGATACCTACACTGTTGATTGGTGTCGTAATGACTATCTCTAACAAAACTCCCCTAGCTGGCCAAGGCGATTTCGCAAAACCGCAGGAACTCGTAGTCGAGTTATCAAACTCGATGAATGAGGTAGTTCAAATTACCAGTCTGCTCAACATGATCAAACCTCTAAGACTGCTAGGACAAGATCCGGGCACCGACTCCTCTTGGCGATATCTCACTGGCAATGCAGGCTATGATAAGTCCATTATAGAGAGACTGTACGAGAGCAGAAACAGAAGGCCCGAAGGACAGCCAACGCCCGAGGATTCCCTTATCAACCCCGAGCAACTGCAGATTCTCAAAACCTTGAACAAGGTTGGATGGAAACTACTAGACGATAAAGAGTTGGGCTGGTTCTAA
- the TUL1 gene encoding ubiquitin-protein ligase TUL1 (ancestral locus Anc_2.545) has protein sequence MEIDGNTLIFIIIILFLFFSSPGGDGVSSQYEFNQLQRLRSQWSTEYSEFQEMHYDSNFKNITGLKLAFQDVVDDPGVNATYPLPSKDYSHWSQDQKYLLLPNEVISHVKDHVWTTRNRESPDVFPPNITSTLLGHLQLVSNNKYPRLPMPVEKFYDPPTEFSDVVPPAGDRYLDDEKLSYGEIHNVTFDNGEISVQVTHLDKVYNRFGNGERTYFNSQTDKWKLLNLRLDFSDKAEHEKHSLVADAVYDLKNGRILAMTQSAKFHSLFAFPHYMNLQDDTESKENFNSLKKLINEYWNASNFVETLTMGNLQDWHDNAVYKCEYVAFFQLEPWNQYTPDQLKMIDEELNWPLGRPANLSLVPPVAFKSGLLYSPDCGLELKFGDVEGKRYEIQMRSIRTHLLFGIGLFIAQIYLLLCQMHHTNTPSSVSKISFYSFSMINLVDGSLATLYFIAASVLPELYLPLVTSSFTCFILASIFETRYLILVYASQFNERNVGILTLLRRNNESEREGATDTGNTVIPDEASISGTLYGRFFFTLLSFTLLTLSSTSWPRKVRMVFEYITICVLNSYWLPQIFRNAIKGTLPRRSRIRNEALGVQRQNKMPLLWKFIIGTTIIRTLPVVYVFTYSSNVFRHHRDVRFVVILCLYLLFQIAVLYSQDILGSRWFLPKMSIPEGYSYHKPMSAQELMEHGSSANHTVDCAICMSEVSVYVEDVPETHKVDLQTYMTTPCGHIFHTHCLENWMSYKLQCPVCRSPLPPL, from the coding sequence ATGGAAATTGATGGTAACACTTTGATATTTATTATCATTATCCTTTTTCTGTTTTTCTCGAGCCCTGGTGGCGACGGCGTCTCTTCGCAGTACGAATTCAATCAACTGCAAAGGTTGCGAAGTCAATGGAGCACAGAATATAGCGAATTTCAGGAGATGCATTATGACtccaatttcaagaatataACAGGATTAAAACTTGCGTTTCAAGACGTGGTAGATGACCCGGGTGTGAATGCCACTTATCCGCTGCCATCAAAAGATTATTCGCATTGGTCTCAGGACCAAAAATACTTACTACTCCCGAATGAGGTGATATCACATGTTAAGGACCACGTTTGGACTACGAGAAATAGGGAGAGCCCAGATGTTTTTCCACCAAATATAACCAGCACTTTACTAGGTCACCTTCAATTGGTGAGCAACAACAAGTATCCGCGGTTGCCGATGCCAGTAGAAAAATTCTATGATCCACCAACAGAATTCTCAGATGTGGTGCCTCCAGCAGGTGATAGATATttggatgatgaaaaacTCTCCTACGGTGAGATACACAATGTGACATTTGATAACGGCGAGATAAGTGTACAGGTTACACATTTGGATAAAGTCTACAACCGTTTCGGTAATGGAGAGAGAACGTATTTTAACTCCCAGACGGACAAGTGGAAGCTTCTTAACTTGAGATTGGATTTCTCAGATAAGGCGGAGCACGAGAAGCATTCACTGGTGGCCGATGCAGTTTATGATCTCAAGAATGGTAGAATACTGGCAATGACTCAAAGTGCCAAGTTTCATTCCCTCTTTGCCTTTCCTCATTATATGAACTTGCAGGACGATACAGAGAGTAAAGAGAATTTCAATTCCCTAAAAAAACTAATAAATGAGTACTGGAATGCATCCAATTTCGTTGAGACTCTGACTATGGGCAATTTACAGGATTGGCATGACAACGCCGTATACAAATGCGAATACGTAGCATTCTTCCAACTTGAGCCTTGGAACCAATACACGCCCGATCAACTAAagatgattgatgaagaactgaaTTGGCCACTCGGTAGACCAGCGAATTTGTCATTGGTGCCTCCTGTAGCTTTCAAGTCTGGCTTGCTATATTCTCCGGATTGCGGACTGGAATTAAAATTCGGTGATGTTGAGGGCAAACGATATGAAATACAGATGAGATCAATACGAACTCATTTGTTATTTGGAATCGGATTGTTCATTGCGCAGATTTATCTGCTACTCTGCCAAATGCATCACACAAACACACCCTCGAGCGTGAGTAAGATATCCTTCTACTCCTTTTCGATGATAAATTTAGTGGATGGTTCACTGGCGACCCTCTACTTTATCGCAGCTAGCGTCCTTCCAGAGCTATATTTGCCTCTGGTCACTAGTTCGTTCACATGTTTCATTTTAGCGTCTATTTTTGAGACACGATATCTGATATTGGTTTATGCGTCACAATTCAACGAGCGTAATGTGGGCATTTTAACTTTGCTGCGGCGCAATAACGAGTCTGAACGTGAGGGCGCTACCGACACTGGCAACACCGTGATACCGGACGAAGCTTCGATAAGTGGAACATTATATGGCCGGTTCTTTTTCACACTCCTGTCGTTCACTTTGCTAACTCTAAGCTcaacttcttggcctcGCAAAGTGAGAATGGTTTTCGAGTATATCACTATCTGTGTACTCAACTCATATTGGTTGCCCCAGATTTTTAGAAATGCCATCAAAGGAACattgccaagaaggagcagaATCAGAAACGAAGCTCTTGGTGTCCAGCGACAGAACAAAATGCCCCTACTGTGGAAATTCATAATAGGCACCACAATCATCAGAACCTTACCTGTTGTGTACGTTTTCACCTACTCTTCCAACGTCTTTAGGCACCACAGGGACGTCAGATTTGTGGTCATATTGTGCCTATACCTGCTATTCCAGATCGCCGTTCTTTACTCTCAGGATATCCTGGGCTCTCGCTGGTTTCTTCCCAAGATGTCCATTCCAGAAGGTTACTCTTACCACAAGCCAATGTCAGCCCAAGAGCTTATGGAGCATGGCAGCTCTGCAAACCACACGGTGGACTGTGCCATCTGCATGTCAGAAGTGTCCGTCTACGTCGAAGACGTCCCAGAGACGCACAAGGTCGACCTACAAACATATATGACCACGCCGTGCGGTCATATCTTCCATACTCATTGTTTGGAGAACTGGATGAGCTACAAGCTACAATGTCCGGTCTGCAGGTCTCCGTTACCGCCTCTCTGA
- a CDS encoding UTP--glucose-1-phosphate uridylyltransferase (ancestral locus Anc_2.546) has protein sequence MSFQKKHTKTHSTYAFESNTNSVAASQMRNALNKLADSVKDNDELRNRFENELDSFFSLFRRYLVEKSSGNTLDWEKIKSPSEEQVIPYKALAEHQPESVSNLSKLAVLKLNGGLGTSMGCVGPKSVIEVREGNTFLDLSVRQIEYLNRQYDSDVPLLLMNSFNTDKDTEHLIKKYSANRIRIRSFNQSRYPRVFKDSLLPVPSHYDDPLDSWYPPGHGDLFEALHASGELDALIAQGREILFVSNGDNLGATVDLKILNHMIETGAEYIMELTDKTRADVKGGTLISYDGQVRLLEVAQVPKEHIDEFKNIRKFTNFNTNNLWINLKAVKRLVESTALQMEIIPNGKTIKRNGHEINVLQLETACGAAIRHFNGAHGVVVPRSRFLPVKTCSDLLLVKSDLFFLEHGALRIDPSRFGPNPLIKLGSDYKKVSDFSLRIPHIPKIVELDHLTITGNVFLGKNVTLKGTVIIVCSDGQKIDIPNGSVLENVVITGNLQILEH, from the coding sequence ATGTCATTTCAGAAGAAACATACCAAGACTCATTCCACATATGCGTTCGAGAGTAACACTAACAGTGTTGCGGCGTCCCAGATGAGAAACGCGCTTAACAAGTTGGCAGACTCTGTTAAGGATAATGATGAATTGCGCAATAGGTTTGAGAATGAGCTGGATTCGTTTTTCTCGCTGTTCAGGAGGTACTTGGTCGAAAAATCATCTGGGAACACGCTTGATTGggagaagatcaagtcgCCTTCCGAGGAGCAAGTGATTCCATACAAAGCCTTGGCAGAACACCAGCCCGAGAGTGTCAGCAATCTGTCCAAGCTGGCGGTCCTGAAGCTCAATGGTGGTCTCGGTACGTCCATGGGTTGTGTTGGTCCCAAGTCTGTGATCGAGGTTAGGGAGGGTAAcacttttcttgatctctcTGTGAGACAGATCGAGTACTTGAATAGACAGTATGACAGTGATGTTCCactgctgttgatgaactCTTTCAACACCGATAAGGACACCGAGCatctgatcaagaaatatTCCGCCAACAGGATCAGAATTAGGTCTTTTAATCAATCGAGATACCCCCGTGTTTTTAAGGATTCGCTGTTACCTGTTCCTTCACATTATGACGATCCCTTAGACTCGTGGTACCCACCGGGTCATGGTGACTTGTTTGAAGCGCTGCATGCTTCGGGTGAACTGGACGCATTGATTGCTCAGGGAAGAGAGATCCTGTTCGTGTCAAACGGCGATAATTTAGGTGCCACTGTGgacttgaagatcttgaaccACATGATCGAGACCGGTGCTGAGTATATCATGGAGTTGACCGACAAGACAAGGGCCGACGTGAAAGGTGGTACTCTGATCTCTTACGATGGCCAAGTTCGTTTGCTGGAAGTCGCTCAGGTGCCAAAGGAACACATCGATGAAttcaagaatatcagaAAGTTTACCAACTTCAATACTAACAACTTGTGGATTAATTTAAAGGCCGTTAAGAGACTGGTGGAATCCACTGCGCTACAAATGGAAATAATTCCAAACGGTAAGACCATCAAGAGAAACGGTCATGAGATCAACGTCTTACAGCTGGAAACCGCATGTGGTGCAGCAATTAGACATTTCAACGGAGCTCACGGTGTTGTTGTGCCAAGGTCCAGATTCTTGCCCGTCAAGACCTGCTCAGATTTATTGTTGGTCAAATCTGATTTATTCTTCCTGGAACACGGTGCTCTCAGGATTGATCCCTCTAGATTCGGTCCAAACCCATTGATCAAGCTAGGTTCAGACTATAAGAAAGTCTCCGACTTCAGTTTGAGGATACCTCATATACCTAAGATCGTTGAATTGGACCATTTGACTATCACCGGTAACGTCTTCCTAGGAAAGAACGTCACGCTGAAAGGAACTGTCATCATCGTTTGTTCAGATGGCCAAAAAATTGACATCCCTAACGGTTCCGTGCTGGAGAATGTAGTCATCACTGGTAACTTGCAAATCCTAGAGCATTAA
- a CDS encoding serine/threonine-protein kinase (ancestral locus Anc_1.374) — translation MEEADVNSYGNFKEPSKVDGHRVSKLLHRLSGQPESFVNKKDYIFGKTLGAGTFGVVRQARKISTRENVAVKILLKKALKGNDVQLQLLYDELKILQKLDHPNIVKFKDWFESKDKFYIVTQLATGGELFDRIISKGKFTEKDAAKIMKQILSGVQYIHSKNIVHRDLKPENVLYISPSDDSPLVIADFGIAKELKSGDDLIFKAAGSLGYVAPEVLTTSGHGKPCDIWSVGVITYTLLCGYSPFVAESVEGFLEECTAERNPVKFQKPYWDDISVDARKFILRALVLSPKRRPTASELLEDPWIVNCTHTKDILPSVKRVCDARAKFRDAVEIVKLNNRIAKLRKMYCKGDEAETDIEENDSSSCMSAETLSSLKNLSLSEQSTNSSCLSEQEKKLKSALTQDAFAQLVRAARKNQEKVMNYKEPSQNSSNAASDSV, via the coding sequence ATGGAAGAGGCTGATGTTAACAGCTACGGCAACTTTAAGGAGCCTTCGAAAGTTGATGGTCACAGAGTTTCAAAGTTACTACATAGGCTGAGCGGACAACCAGAGTCGTTTGTCAATAAGAAGGATTATATCTTTGGCAAAACCCTTGGAGCAGGGACTTTTGGTGTTGTTAGgcaagcaagaaagatcTCGACTCGGGAAAACGTAGCGGTGAAGatactgctgaagaaagcatTGAAAGGGAATGATGTGCAATTGCAATTGCTTTACGATGAACTGAAAATCCTACAGAAGCTGGATCACCCCAATATCGTAAAGTTTAAGGACTGGTTTGAGTCTAAAGACAAGTTTTACATTGTTACCCAGTTAGCGACGGGAGGAGAGCTGTTCGATAGGATAATATCGAAGGGCAAGTTTACTGAGAAGGACGCCGCCAAGATTATGAAGCAGATTTTAAGTGGTGTGCAATATATCCATTCGAAAAACATTGTTCATAGGGATTTGAAGCCGGAAAACGTCTTGTACATCAGTCCGTCGGATGATTCCCCATTGGTGATTGCCGATTTCGGTATTGCcaaggaattgaagagTGGCGATGAtctgatcttcaaagccGCTGGCTCGCTAGGCTATGTGGCACCTGAAGTCTTGACCACAAGCGGACACGGAAAGCCGTGCGATATTTGGTCGGTCGGTGTCATAACGTACACGTTGCTGTGTGGATATTCACCTTTCGTGGCCGAAAGCGTAGAGGGATTTCTAGAGGAGTGTACAGCGGAGCGGAACCCTGTCAAGTTCCAAAAGCCGTATTGGGATGACATTTCTGTGGATGCTCGAAAATTCATCCTACGTGCCTTGGTGCTTAGCCCTAAGAGAAGGCCTACAGCTTCAGAACTTTTGGAGGACCCATGGATCGTCAATTGTACGCACACGAAGGATATATTACCAAGCGTTAAGAGAGTGTGTGACGCTCGTGCCAAGTTCCGTGATGCTGTAGAGATCGTGAAACTGAACAACAGAATTGCTAAACTAAGAAAGATGTATTGTAAAGGTGATGAGGCAGAAACCGATATCGAAGAGAACGACAGTTCGTCATGTATGTCAGCAGAAACTCTCTCTTCGTTAAAGAATTTAAGTCTGAGCGAACAGTCGACCAATAGTTCCTGTCTCAGCGAGCAAGAAAAAAAGCTGAAATCTGCTCTCACACAAGATGCTTTTGCTCAACTGGTCAGGGCCGCGAGAAAAAATCAGGAGAAAGTTATGAATTACAAAGAGCCCTCACAAAACTCGAGCAACGCTGCTAGCGACAGCGTTTAG
- the IOC3 gene encoding Ioc3p (ancestral locus Anc_1.373) has product MSDAVDHSDLPQDKSSAVSLQTGTPDVPEKKDNGSAKDKKMGQFTFDDFEHIRAVDSPQDFSGHGIGLRRSKRIPQLRSNKEMQELEEEAAAAEERERRAKLAQRAKARASERERLAKEKGKSSAGDSKDNAKNGTATKTAGTPELNEPPVTENNWTPNMPLLSSDFRTHHSVLSRLKNPNMRPIPYAGDVVKLMSFVNKFHLFFDSELLNLSFQDFEIGLDLYPGSQTGTASGMRGTDSQRTLFYQDFIPVKNVVTAQDKMNLLFMTLLKLTFSTSKSTEIQTKAQPQATMHQLKTSKKVFTTLVRQLRDHARSWGYPKEWRNNVVSEEELVKPQSRLFEQDDNGSPVDPKNPEILTSNIYTWYHHEAVPLEKDPLQNPDLEKKGILALEPRDRIICLRALTDWCGAQSPKIRTETYHLSHFKRDPAFGIQTSHAPRYLVEGPDMTYAQFNKLCSVIQSRYEIRSRKKHVKKALRNGRRPDLALKLNILKDIKGRLQEVPKEDRDETNISLYNKWSKLFDGEILDNPLSDPYEDELYKLRQQEFFIGRVPHIGDFFLPRLQTYPSSPLISTFLDLRNLESLFQDYANGSIDAFTLFENHGQTMSCQFKILYRDTPTMLRDVAAGKYSGNNYWYEMCHDCKTLEEFLEFLDYKITPGDPSQDKPTGQEQSKESQGENVLNETPAAESEKPKETSEKKVRGMTSTSTINKHPLPKEARFNLARKKLKYLKDFLSGMLPVLRVFEQLKDQYGFMKPGKRLLRRSQRRGVNYDNGAVGDTEDLDDEYIDDNSNEEDGSDESSELSEVDEGPEREVKKARLETREARSTRRSLR; this is encoded by the coding sequence ATGTCTGACGCTGTGGATCATTCTGATTTGCCACAAGACAAGAGCTCAGCGGTTAGCTTACAAACGGGTACGCCTGATGTGCCcgagaagaaggacaaTGGTTCTGCTAAAGATAAAAAGATGGGACAGTTTACTTTTGACGATTTCGAACATATTAGAGCTGTAGATAGTCCACAAGACTTCTCCGGCCATGGTATAGGGCTACGAAGATCTAAACGTATACCGCAATTAAGGTCTAATAAAGAGATGCAGgagttggaagaagaggctgccgctgctgaagaaagagaacGTAGGGCTAAGCTAGCCCAAAGAGCAAAGGCAAGAGCTAGTGAAAGAGAGAGATTGGCTAAGGAAAAGGGTAAGTCATCTGCTGGAGATTCAAAGGATAATGCCAAAAATGGGACAGCAACCAAGACTGCTGGTACGCCAGAGCTCAATGAGCCACCTGTGACGGAGAATAATTGGACTCCTAATATGCCTCTGCTCTCGTCAGACTTCAGAACGCACCACAGCGTCTTATCTAGACTGAAAAATCCCAATATGAGGCCTATTCCGTATGCCGGTGACGTTGTTAAGCTCATGTCATTCGTCAACAAGTTCCATTTGTTTTTTGATTCGGAGCTGCTAAACCTgtcttttcaagatttcgAGATTGGGTTAGACCTTTATCCAGGCTCCCAAACTGGTACGGCGTCTGGGATGCGTGGAACAGATTCACAGCGAACTCTTTTTTATCAAGATTTCATTCCAGTCAAAAATGTAGTCACAGCACAGGACAAGATGAATTTGCTCTTCATGACACTTCTGAAGCTTACGTTTAGCACGAGCAAATCTACTGAAATTCAAACTAAAGCTCAACCACAAGCGACAATGCACCAattgaaaacatcaaagAAAGTTTTTACTACCTTGGTTAGACAGCTTCGTGATCATGCTCGGAGCTGGGGCTATCCAAAGGAGTGGCGAAATAACGTAgtttcagaagaagagctcgtCAAGCCTCAGTCAAGGCTATTTGAGCAGGATGATAATGGCAGTCCAGTGGATCCCAAGAATCCAGAAATTCTAACTTCTAACATATATACGTGGTATCATCACGAAGCGGTCCCCTTGGAAAAAGATCCTTTGCAGAACCCcgatctggagaagaagggaATTTTGGCACTTGAACCCCGCGATCGGATTATTTGTTTGAGGGCTTTGACCGATTGGTGTGGCGCTCAGTCGCCCAAGATCCGTACTGAGACCTATCATCTTTCCCATTTTAAGAGGGATCCGGCTTTTGGTATTCAGACAAGCCACGCACCTAGGTATTTAGTGGAGGGACCGGATATGACGTATGCGCAGTTCAACAAACTGTGCTCTGTTATTCAGTCGAGATACGAGATCCGGAGCAGAAAGAAGCATGTTAAGAAGGCTCTGAGAAATGGTCGTCGTCCCGACTTGGCACTGAAACTCAATATTCTCAAGGATATAAAGGGCAGACTCCAAGAGGTCCCAAAGGAGGATAGGGATGAGACCAACATCTCGCTTTACAATAAGTGGAGCAAACTTTTCGATGGCGAAATCTTGGATAATCCGTTAAGCGATCCGTACGAAGATGAGCTCTACAAACTGAGACAGCAGGAGTTTTTTATCGGTAGAGTACCGCACATTGGAGATTTTTTCCTTCCAAGACTGCAAACGTATCCCTCTTCGCCTCTGATTAGTACTTTTCTGGACCTGAGAAATCTTGAATCCTTGTTTCAGGATTACGCTAATGGATCTATTGACGCTTTCACACTTTTCGAAAACCATGGTCAAACTATGAGCTGTCAGTTCAAGATTCTTTACAGGGATACCCCAACCATGCTGAGGGATGTTGCCGCCGGCAAGTACAGTGGAAACAATTACTGGTACGAAATGTGCCATGATTGCAAAACCCTCGAGGAGTTCCTAGAATTTTTGGATTACAAGATCACTCCAGGGGATCCTTCTCAAGACAAACCGACTGGCCAGGAACAATCGAAAGAATCTCAGGGTGAAAATGTACTCAATGAAACACCAGCTGCGGAGTCAGAGAAGCCTAAGGAGACATCTGAAAAGAAAGTTCGGGGCATGACTTCAACGTCGACTATCAACAAGCATCCGCTGCCTAAGGAAGCCAGATTCAATTTGGCTCGAAAGAAATTAAAGTACTTGAAGGATTTCTTGAGCGGAATGCTTCCAGTGTTGCGTGTCTTTGAACAGTTGAAAGATCAATATGGCTTCATGAAGCCAGGGAAAAGACTTCTCAGAAGATCTCAAAGGCGTGGGGTCAATTACGACAATGGAGCAGTTGGGGATACCGAAGACCTTGACGATGAATATATTGATGACAATAGtaatgaagaagatggcTCAGACGAATCGTCCGAACTAAGTGAAGTGGACGAAGGGCCTGAGCGTGAAGTGAAAAAAGCTCGTCTAGAGACGAGAGAGGCAAGatcgacaagaaggagcttAAGATGA